The genomic region GCTGCGGGCGCGGCGGGTACGGGAGGTGGCGGTGGAGGGGTACGGCCTGGACGTCCACCGGAACCTGCTCACGCGGGCCGGGCTGCGGACGCCGCCGCTGGGCGTGGACGGGGAGGGGGCCCGTACGGGGGAACTGGGCCCCGGTCCGGGCGCGGTGCTCCTGACCCCGGCGCACCAGTTCCCGACGGGGGCCGCCCTGACCCCGGCCCGCCGGGCGGCGGCGGTCGACTGGGCCCGCACCACCGGCGGCCTGATCCTGGAGGACGACTACGACGGGGAGTTCCGCTACGACCGCCAGCCGGTCGGCGCCCTGCAAGGGCTGGACCCGGACCGGGTGGTGTACCTCGGCACGGCCAGCAAGTCCCTCGCCCCGGGGCTGCGCATGGGCTGGATGGTGGTCCCGCCGGGGCTGGTGGACGAGGTCCTGGCGGTCAAGGGCATGGGCGACTGGACCTCCAGCGCGCTGGACCAGCTCACCCTGGCGGAGTTCATCACCTCCGGGGCGTACGACCGCCACGTGCGCGGCATGCGCCTGCGCTACCGGCGCCGCCGGGACGAACTGGTGGCGGCGGTGGACGGCCGGGTCGGCGTCTCCGGGATCGCGGCGGGCCTGCACGCGGTCCTCGACCTCCCGGCGGGGACGGAGCGCGCGGTGCTCCAGTCGGCGGCCTGGCAGGACCTGGCCCTGGACGGCCTGTCCGGCTTCCGCCACCCGCAGGCGGTGCTCCCGCCGCGCGACGCGCTGGTCGTCGGCTACGGAACCCCGTCGGACAGCGCGTGGACCCCGACCCTGGCGGCCCTCTCGGCGGCCCTCCCGTAGCGCCGCCGCACCGGAGCCCCGCAGTGCGGCGGGGTCACGCGGCCGGGGTCACGCGGCCGGGGGTACGGGCACCGGCGCGGGTTCCGGGGGCTCCCCGAAGCGGGCCAGTGCAAGGGCTCCGGTCACCGCCACCACGAAGCCCGTCACCGCCAGCCAGGCCAGGCCCTCCCGGGGGCGGTCGCCCAGCCAGACCACCCCCACCACCGCCGGGCCGACCGTCTCGCCGAGCACCAGGCCGGCCGTCGCCGCCGTCACCGAGCCGCGCTGGAGGGCCGAGGTGAGCAGCAGGAACGCCGCACCCCCGCCCAACAGCAGCGCGTACAGGGCGGGATTGCGCAGCTCGGCGGGCGAGAAGCCGTCGATCAGCCGGACCGCCACCTCCACCACCCCGAAGCCCGTCCCCGCGGCCAGACCCAGCACCAGCGCCCGCGGCCCGTCCGGGAGCCGGCCCGCCACCGTGCCGACCAGCAGCACCAGCCCCGCCACGGCCAGCAGCCCCAGCTTCAGCGCGAGCGACCCCTCCCCCGTGCCCTCCTCTCCGGAAGCCAGCCCCAGCATCAGCATCCCCGCGCACACCACCCCCACCGCGCCCCACTCCGTCCTGGACAGCCGCACCCGCATCAGCCGGGCCGCGACCACCGCCGTCACGGCCAGGCTCGCGGCCAGCGCGGCTCCCACCACGTAGATCGGGATGTGGCGCAGCGCGATGATCTGGAACACGAAGCCCACCGCGTCGAGGCCGAGACCGGCCAGATAGCGCCACTGCCGGACCGCCCGCATCATCAGCGCCGGGTCCACTCCGGACCCCGTCCCCGGCTCCACGGCTCGCGACGCCATGGCCTGCAGAACGGACGCCGTGCCGAAGCAGACCGCCGCGCCCAGCGCGCAAATCATCCCAATGAGCACGAACTGACTTTAGGTCACGGATCTCACGGCGGCCGGATTCCATCGGCCCGGGCCGCCGCTCTAGTCTGTCGGGAGCACGCCATCAGGGGAGCAGCAGACATGGACAGCAGCAGTAGTAGTACCAACCAGCGCCGGATGCGCTCCGGCGCCGTCGTCCTCGGCGGCATGGGCCTGCTCGCGGCCACGCTCGTGGCCTGCGGCAACAGCAACGAGCCGGACCGGCGCTGCGTCGACCGGACCACGCTGGACAAGCTGGACGACAAGCACTGCAAGGGCAGCAGTAGCAGCAGCCGCGGCACGTACTACTACGGCGGTTCCGTCCGCAACGGCAAGGTCTCCGGCGGCAGCTTCGACAAGTCCGCCGTCACCCGCGGCGGCATCGGCGGGCACAGCAGCTCCGGCTCCAGCGGCGGCTGAGCGCACCCGTGGAGCGGCACACCATCGAGCCCCGCCCCGACTGGCAGAAGACCGTCGAGGAGCAGGGGCTGATCTACCCCCTCACCCGGTACCCCGACGACTCCCTGCGCCCCTACTGGGACGAGAGCGCCTACTACTCCTTCTCCCTTCCCGAGGTCGAGGCGCTGGAGGACGTCGTCGAGGAACTGCACGCCATGTGCCTGGCCGCGGCCGCGCACATCGTCGAGCACGACCGCTTCGCCGACCTCGGCATCACCGACCCGGAGCTCGCCGCGCTGATCGCCGAGTCCTGGCGCCGCCGCGCCGAACAGCCCTCCCTCTACGGCCGTTTCGACCTGCGCTACGACGGCACCGGCAGCCCGGCCAAGATGCTGGAGTACAACGCCGACACCCCCACCTCCCTCGTGGAGGCGGCCAGTCCGCAGTGGTTCTGGATGGAGGCGCGCTTCCCGGGCGCCGACCAGTGGAACTCCCTGCACGAGCGCCTCGTCGACGCCTGGCGCCGGCAGGCCGAGCTGCTTCCGCCCGGCCCCCTGCACTTCGCGCACTCCGAGACCGACGAGCTCGGCGAGGACCTGATGACGGTCGCCTACCTCAAGGAGACCGCGGAGCAGGCCGGCCTGGACACCCAGGCCCTGTCCGTGGAGCAGATCGGCTGGGACAGCCTGTCCGGCCGGTTCGTGGACGAGAAGCTCCGCTTCATCCGCTCCTGCTTCAAGCTCTACCCGTGGGAGTGGCTGGCCACCGACGAGTTCGGCCCCCAGGTCCTCGGCACGTACGACCACGGCGGCGGCTCCGGCACCACCTGCTGGATCGAGCCGCTGTGGAAGATGCTGCTGTCCAACAAGGCGCTGCTGGCGATCCTGTGGGAGCTCTTCCCGGAGCACCCGAACCTGCTGCCCGCCTACCTCGACGGCCCGCGCGAGCTGGCGGAGCCCGGCGCCGGGGGCTACGTGGCCAAGCCGCTGCTGGGCCGCGAGGGCGCCGGGGTCACCCTCCACCCGGCGGACGGCACCGGCGAGCCGTTCACGCCGGAGGAGGGGGAGCGGTACTGCTTCCAGGCCCTGGCCCCGCTGCCCGACTTCGACGGCAACCGGGTGGTGCTCGGCGCGTGGGTCGTCGAGGACGAGGCGGCGGGGCTCGGCATCCGCGAATCGGCGGGGCCGGTCACGGACGAGTACGCCCGCTTCCTGCCCCACGTGATCCTGTAGCGAAGGGTCAGGCGAGGAGGGACCTGAGCTGGTCCAGGCCCCAGTCCAGGTCCTCCTTGCTGATCACCAGCGGCGGGGCGATCCGGATCGTGGACCCGTGGGTGTCCTTCACCAGGACGCCCAGCTCCATCAGCTTCTCGGAGATCTCCCGTCCGGTCCCGCGCGACGGCTCGATGTCCACGCCCGCCCACAGCCCCCGCCCGCGTACGGCGGTCACCGCGCCCGTGCCGACCAGCAGGTTCAGCTCCCGGTGCAGGTGGTCGCCCAGCTCGGTGGCGCGCTGCTGGTACTCGCCCGTCCTGAGCATCGCCACGACCTCCAGGCCGACGGCGCACGCGAGCGGGTTCCCGCCGAAGGTGGAGCCGTGCTCGCCCGGCCGGAACACCCCGAGCACGTCCCGGTCGGCGACGACGGCCGAGACCGGCACCACTCCGCCGCCGAGCGCCTTGCCGAGGACGTACATGTCGGGGACGACGCCCTCGTGGTCGCACGCGAAGGTCCTGCCGGTCCGGCCCAGCCCCGACTGGATCTCGTCCGCCATGAAGAGGACGTTCCGCTCGCGCGTCAGCTCCCGTACGCCCTTCAGGTA from Streptomyces sp. NBC_00190 harbors:
- a CDS encoding DMT family transporter gives rise to the protein MICALGAAVCFGTASVLQAMASRAVEPGTGSGVDPALMMRAVRQWRYLAGLGLDAVGFVFQIIALRHIPIYVVGAALAASLAVTAVVAARLMRVRLSRTEWGAVGVVCAGMLMLGLASGEEGTGEGSLALKLGLLAVAGLVLLVGTVAGRLPDGPRALVLGLAAGTGFGVVEVAVRLIDGFSPAELRNPALYALLLGGGAAFLLLTSALQRGSVTAATAGLVLGETVGPAVVGVVWLGDRPREGLAWLAVTGFVVAVTGALALARFGEPPEPAPVPVPPAA
- the pdxR gene encoding MocR-like pyridoxine biosynthesis transcription factor PdxR, with the protein product MTESWATFGADLHLELSAGRGLRAGLVEALREAARSGRLAAGTRLPSSRSLAGDLGIARNTVAEAYAELVAEGWLTARQGSGTRVAERARPRRTAAAAARVRRPARQGPSYSLRPGSPDVSAFPRAAWLSAARRALTGAPNEAFGYGSDGRGRPELREALTGYLARARGVYADPDRIVLCAGFAHGITLLARVLRARRVREVAVEGYGLDVHRNLLTRAGLRTPPLGVDGEGARTGELGPGPGAVLLTPAHQFPTGAALTPARRAAAVDWARTTGGLILEDDYDGEFRYDRQPVGALQGLDPDRVVYLGTASKSLAPGLRMGWMVVPPGLVDEVLAVKGMGDWTSSALDQLTLAEFITSGAYDRHVRGMRLRYRRRRDELVAAVDGRVGVSGIAAGLHAVLDLPAGTERAVLQSAAWQDLALDGLSGFRHPQAVLPPRDALVVGYGTPSDSAWTPTLAALSAALP
- a CDS encoding glutathionylspermidine synthase family protein, giving the protein MERHTIEPRPDWQKTVEEQGLIYPLTRYPDDSLRPYWDESAYYSFSLPEVEALEDVVEELHAMCLAAAAHIVEHDRFADLGITDPELAALIAESWRRRAEQPSLYGRFDLRYDGTGSPAKMLEYNADTPTSLVEAASPQWFWMEARFPGADQWNSLHERLVDAWRRQAELLPPGPLHFAHSETDELGEDLMTVAYLKETAEQAGLDTQALSVEQIGWDSLSGRFVDEKLRFIRSCFKLYPWEWLATDEFGPQVLGTYDHGGGSGTTCWIEPLWKMLLSNKALLAILWELFPEHPNLLPAYLDGPRELAEPGAGGYVAKPLLGREGAGVTLHPADGTGEPFTPEEGERYCFQALAPLPDFDGNRVVLGAWVVEDEAAGLGIRESAGPVTDEYARFLPHVIL